From a single Dendropsophus ebraccatus isolate aDenEbr1 chromosome 8, aDenEbr1.pat, whole genome shotgun sequence genomic region:
- the SMNDC1 gene encoding survival of motor neuron-related-splicing factor 30: MAEDLAKQLAGYKAQLQQVESALSANGENEDLLKLRKDLQEVIELTKDLLSSQPSEAPENADDFTSTSGSLSWKVGDRCMSIWTEDGQWYEAEIEEIDEENGTAAITFLGYGNAEVTSLLNLKPVEEGRKAKEDSGSLPMSKKEMIAQQREYKKKKALKKAQRIKELEQEREDQKVKWQQFNNKAYSKNKKGQVKRSIFASPESVTGKVGVGTCGIADKPMTQYQDTSKYNVRHLMPQ, translated from the exons ATGGCAGAAGATCTTGCAAAGCAGCTTGCAGGCTACAAAGCCCAGTTGCAGCAGGTGGAGTCGGCCTTATCCGCCAATGGAGAAAATGAGGATTTACTGAAGCTGAGAAAGGATTTACAG GAAGTCATTGAATTGACTAAAGATCTCCTGTCATCCCAACCATCAGAAGCCCCAGAAAATGCAGATGACTTCACATCGACCAGCGGCAGCCTTTCCTGGAAGGTGGGGGACAGATGTATGTCCATTTGGACGGAGGACGGACA GTGGTACGAGGCAGAGATTGAAGAGATAGATGAAGAGAACGGGACAGCCGCCATTACTTTCCTTGGTTATGGAAATGCAGAAGTGACCTCTCTGCTGAACCTGAAACCTGTGGAAGAGGGCAGGAAAGCGAAGGAAGACAGCGGCAGCTTACCTATGTCTAA GAAAGAAATGATTGCACAGCAGAGAGAGTATAAAAAGAAGAAAGCTTTAAAGAAAGCGCAGAGGATAAAGGAATTGGAGCAGGAACGTGAGGATCAGAAAGTAAAATGGCAGCAATTTAATAACAAGGCGTATTCAAAGAACAAGAAAGGACAG GTGAAAAGAAGCATTTTTGCCTCGCCTGAAAGCGTCACCGGCAAGGTTGGAGTCGGCACATGTGGCATCGCGGACAAACCAATGACACAGTATCAAGACACTTCCAAATACAACGTCAGGCATCTGATGCCTCAGTAA